From Rhinolophus sinicus isolate RSC01 linkage group LG15, ASM3656204v1, whole genome shotgun sequence, the proteins below share one genomic window:
- the GAS2L2 gene encoding GAS2-like protein 2 codes for MSQPEGRGRRPGTPGPPVRSIRPFKSSEQYLEAMKEDLAEWLRDLYGLDIDAANFLQVLETGAVLCQHANAITAAALAFLAEAPARAQRIPMPRAGVSCNGAAHPGTFQARDNVSNFIQWCRKEMGIQEVLMFETEDLVLRKNVKNVVLCLLELGRRAWRFGVAAPTLVQLEEEIEQELRQELALPPPDSPLPTPPTRRPCHFRNLDQMVQSLVSHCTCPVQFSMVKVSEGKYRVGDSDTLIFIRVLRKHVMVRVGGGWDTLGHYLDKHDPCRCTSLSHKPGSFLKPPVPPVQHEVRVQDEPWQPQPTMTISRSQSPLPPVDWKTYTSSGRKLRPPASSSPTPRREWGAGAGVLRETAAFLRCQERPSAPFRRHLPAGDSSPIPQSSPTHRGRDPRCTSSGKREDRYTPELPRGRTPTSWVHEEPDNWGTHARAPTPQRLWASEATSKGTPARGPSPPPRYSSLAQPRGPRQPPWGEVEGASSQFREPASVRSPSPVKGPTKIPVQLLAARPPTPGRSFPGTASGGPTTELGRSSIPLRATTGILAGSRHGDCSVEGRQGDQKLGIQVTAEAGESWDLGPQNHEGRYTPLPLDGTKKQAIYHSLEEELLANMKLLEVGAACPQGPGSGVIPRSGVYVPSLGGRWPEPGGPYDRVIQELAQGPPPLIKVDLGAWKTAPTGSPKLAVTTGPGSPKGKPGARESVPRTKASLSAKGTRMRKVPAQGGQDSSVCTVSANPEDPTPSPSDLDPDKAKACLGKGKRTLRKPQRVPSIYKLKLRPRIRPRRDHRPEKRPSRIPKPLAYLRLRPARVPPSGRLRAAALGSKGGEGALVDGAWAGEEKEEGKERKEPAAALESSPQHLGDLGTQQLDQVPLLPEEESWV; via the exons ATGTCCCAGCCTGAGGGACGTGGGAGGAGGCCTGGGACCCCGGGGCCTCCTGTGCGCAGCATCCGGCCCTTTAAATCCAGCGAGCAGTACCTGGAAGCCATGAAAGAAGACCTGGCCGAGTGGCTTCGGGATCTCTATGGTCTGGACATCGATGCAGCCAACTTCCTGCAGGTGCTGGAGACGGGCGCGGTGCTGTGCCAGCATGCCAATGCCATCACCGCGGCGGCTCTGGCCTTCCTGGCTGAGGCGCCTGCCAGAGCCCAAAGGATTCCCATGCCTCGGGCCGGGGTTTCTTGCAACGGGGCCGCCCATCCGGGCACATTCCAGGCCCGGGACAACGTGTCCAACTTCATCCAGTGGTGTCGCAAGGAGATGGGCATCCAAG AGGTGCTGATGTTTGAGACCGAGGACTTGGTGCTGCGCAAGAACGTGAAGAACGTGGTGCTGTGTTTACTGGAGCTGGGCCGCCGGGCCTGGCGCTTCGGAGTGGCGGCGCCCACCCTGGTGCAGCTGGAGGAGGAGATCGAGCAGGAGCTACGGCAAGAGCTGGCCCTGCCCCCGCCCGACTCCCCGCTGCCCACGCCGCCCACGCGCAGGCCCTGCCACTTCCGCAACTTGGACCAGATG GTTCAGAGCCTCGTGAGCCACTGCACGTGCCCCGTTCAGTTCTCCATGGTCAAGGTGTCTGAGGGGAAGTACCGCGTAGGGGACTCCGACACCCTCATCTTTATCCGG GTCCTCCGGAAGCACGTGATGGTGCGTGTGGGGGGTGGCTGGGACACACTCGGCCATTATCTGGACAAACACGACCCCTGCCGGTGCACATCCCTCT CACACAAGCCAGGCAGCTTCCTGAAGCCCCCAGTTCCACCTGTGCAGCATGAAGTGAGGGTGCAGGATGAGCCCTGGCAGCCACAGCCCACGATGACGATCAGCCGTTCCCAGAGCCCACTGCCCCCTGTGGACTGGAAGACATACACTTCTTCAGGCCGAAAGCTGAGGCCCCCTGCCTCCTCATCCCCCACACCCCGCAGGGAATGGGGAGCCGGAGCAGGGGTCCTCAGAGAGACAGCAGCGTTCCTGAG GTGCCAGGAGAGGCCATCCGCCCCATTTCGGAGGCACCTGCCAGCTGGGGACAGCTCACCCATTCCCCAATCCTCACCTACCCATAGGGGCCGAGACCCACGGTGCACCTCCtcagggaagagggaggacagATACACCCCTGAACTCCCCAGAGGAAGGACTCCTACATCTTGGGTTCACGAAGAGCCAGACAACTGGGGAACCCATGCCAGGGCCCCAACTCCCCAGAGACTCTGGGCCTCTGAGGCCACCAGCAAAGGGACACCAGCAAGAGGACCATCTCCCCCGCCTCGCTACTCCAGCTTAGCCCAGCCCAGGGGCCCCAGGCAGCCACCCTGGGGTGAAGTCGAGGGCGCTTCCTCTCAGTTCAGGGAACCAGCATCTGTCCGTTCTCCATCCCCTGTTAAAGGACCCACCAAGATCCCTGTCCAGCTGCTTGCTGCCCGTCCCCCAACTCCAGGAAGAAGTTTTCCAGGTACTGCAAGTGGAGGTCCCACAACAGAATTAGGGAGAAGCTCCATCCCACTAAGGGCTACCACTGGAATCCTGGCTGGGTCCAGACATGGGGACTGTTCTGTGGAAGGGAGGCAAGGGGACCAGAAGCTGGGCATCCAGGTGACAGCAGAGGCTGGAGAGTCCTGGGACCTGGGCCCACAGAACCACGAGGGGAGGTACACTCCCCTGCCCCTGGATGGGACCAAGAAGCAAGCCATCTACCATAGCCTTGAGGAGGAGCTTTTGGCCAACATGAAGCTGCTAGAGGTGGGGGCTgcctgtccccagggcccagggtcTGGGGTCATCCCTCGCAGTGGAGTCTACGTCCCCAGCCTGGGTGGGCGGTGGCCTGAGCCTGGAGGTCCTTATGACAGAGTCATCCAAGAACTGGCTCAGGGGCCCCCACCCCTCATTAAAGTGGACCTGGGAGCCTGGAAGACAGCCCCTACAGGCTCCCCTAAGCTGGCTGTTACCACAGGCCCAGGAAGCCCAAAAGGGAAACCTGGAGCCAGAGAGAGTGTGCCAAGGACAAAGGCAAGCTTGAGTGCCAAAGGCACCAGGATGAGGAAGGTCCCAGCTCAAGGAGGGCAGGACAGTTCAGTCTGTACTGTGTCTGCCAACCCGGAGGACCCCACACCTTCGCCCTCCGACCTCGATCCTGACAAAGCCAAGGCATGTCTGGGCAAGGGCAAGAGAACACTCCGGAAGCCCCAGAGAGTGCCGTCCATCTACAAgctgaaactgaggcccagaatcCGGCCCCGGAGAGACCACAGGCCTGAGAAGCGGCCTTCACGAATTCCCAAGCCCCTGGCCTACCTCCGCCTGCGTCCAGCCAGGGTGCCCCCTAGCGGCAGGCTGAGAGCAGCAGCGCTGGGTagcaagggaggggagggagctctGGTGGATGGAGCCTGggctggggaagaaaaggaggaaggaaaggaaaggaaagagccaGCCGCCGCACTGGAGAGCAGCCCCCAGCATTTGGGGGATCTGGGAACTCAGCAACTTGATCAAGTTCCACTCCTACCTGAAGAGGAGTCCTGGGTCTGA